The following proteins are co-located in the uncultured Draconibacterium sp. genome:
- a CDS encoding sialate O-acetylesterase, producing MSLHKLVLFILFVSALASCTKTTFIETPELFTDHMVLQQNTDVTIWGKSDAGAEVTITASWGEQVTCIANDAGEWTAKLPTIEYGGPYELRVSSGEISKTFTDVMLGEVWICSGQSNMEMPVIGNWAHLDNAEEEVANANYPNIRLFTVQRDIAFTPVDTIQTTGWEKCDPNTIKSFSATAYFFGREIHKKLHVPVGLIHTSWGGTVAEAWTSKNSLLTLGDFDATMERISHMEGSMESLTKQFETETEQMKREIMEADLGLDNEVAVFAAPDFDDSDWTTIDLPGMWEATSLGNYDGSTWFRKEVTLTPALAKSKLTLQYGAPDDYDEAWFNGVKVGENKTWDQLRQYEIPAELVKAGKNVITIRVYDSGGGGGFMGETKDFQLLSDNGQSLPIAKNWLAKKGFDFKDIKTIPVSLSDPSQPTVLFNAMINPLLPYTIKGAIWYQGESNAGRAFQYRKLFQTMITDWRQQWNLGDFPFYFVQLANYQPRNAQPVDDTWAELREAQTMALSLPNTGMAVAIDIGNPLDIHPGNKQEVGRRLALNALAKTYAQEVAYSGPMYKSVEVKDNTIEISFSDIDGELSTSDGKNPEGFAIAGADKKFVWANAQIKGNKVIVSSPKIKNPVAVRYAWSSNPACNLIDSSNLPASPFRTDSWKGITE from the coding sequence ATGAGCTTACACAAACTCGTCTTATTCATTCTTTTTGTGAGTGCATTGGCAAGCTGCACCAAAACAACCTTTATTGAAACTCCCGAATTATTTACCGACCACATGGTTTTACAGCAAAATACTGATGTGACCATTTGGGGAAAAAGTGATGCCGGCGCCGAAGTAACAATTACAGCTTCGTGGGGAGAGCAAGTAACCTGCATTGCCAACGATGCCGGCGAATGGACAGCCAAATTACCAACAATTGAATACGGTGGTCCATACGAATTAAGGGTTTCATCGGGCGAGATAAGCAAAACATTTACCGATGTAATGCTGGGGGAAGTCTGGATTTGCTCGGGGCAATCGAACATGGAAATGCCGGTAATTGGCAACTGGGCGCATTTGGACAATGCGGAAGAGGAAGTAGCAAACGCCAACTACCCAAACATTCGTTTGTTTACGGTTCAACGCGACATTGCCTTCACTCCAGTAGACACTATACAAACCACAGGATGGGAGAAATGTGATCCAAATACCATTAAAAGCTTCTCGGCCACTGCTTATTTCTTTGGTCGCGAAATACACAAAAAGCTGCATGTTCCTGTTGGTTTAATTCACACTTCGTGGGGTGGAACCGTTGCCGAAGCCTGGACCAGTAAAAACAGTTTGCTGACTTTGGGCGATTTTGATGCCACCATGGAACGAATCAGCCACATGGAAGGTTCGATGGAAAGCCTGACAAAACAGTTTGAAACAGAAACGGAACAAATGAAACGTGAAATCATGGAAGCCGATTTGGGACTGGACAATGAAGTAGCTGTATTTGCTGCTCCTGATTTTGACGATTCGGACTGGACTACTATTGACTTACCCGGTATGTGGGAAGCTACTTCTCTGGGAAATTACGACGGTTCGACCTGGTTTAGAAAGGAAGTTACCTTAACGCCAGCACTGGCAAAAAGCAAACTTACTTTACAATATGGTGCTCCCGACGATTACGATGAAGCCTGGTTTAACGGCGTAAAAGTGGGCGAAAATAAAACCTGGGACCAGTTACGCCAATACGAAATCCCGGCAGAATTGGTAAAAGCTGGAAAAAATGTAATCACCATACGCGTATACGACAGCGGCGGCGGCGGTGGTTTTATGGGCGAAACCAAAGACTTTCAGTTGCTAAGCGACAATGGGCAGAGTTTGCCAATTGCCAAAAACTGGCTCGCTAAAAAAGGATTCGATTTTAAAGACATTAAGACCATACCTGTTTCGTTAAGCGATCCGAGCCAGCCAACGGTTTTATTCAATGCAATGATAAATCCATTGTTACCTTACACCATTAAAGGAGCCATTTGGTACCAGGGAGAAAGTAATGCCGGACGTGCATTCCAGTACCGGAAGTTGTTTCAAACCATGATTACCGACTGGCGTCAACAATGGAATTTAGGCGATTTTCCATTTTATTTTGTTCAGCTGGCCAACTACCAGCCGCGAAATGCACAACCGGTTGACGATACCTGGGCCGAACTTCGTGAAGCACAAACAATGGCTTTAAGTTTACCAAATACCGGCATGGCAGTGGCCATCGATATCGGCAATCCACTTGACATTCATCCCGGAAATAAACAAGAAGTTGGCCGACGTTTGGCTTTAAATGCGCTGGCTAAAACCTACGCACAAGAAGTAGCTTATAGTGGCCCCATGTACAAAAGTGTGGAGGTAAAAGACAATACCATCGAAATCAGTTTTTCAGATATCGACGGAGAATTAAGCACCTCGGATGGTAAAAATCCAGAAGGATTTGCCATTGCCGGAGCCGACAAAAAGTTTGTTTGGGCGAATGCTCAGATCAAAGGAAATAAAGTAATTGTATCGTCGCCAAAAATCAAAAATCCGGTGGCCGTTCGTTATGCATGGTCATCAAATCCGGCCTGTAATTTAATCGACTCATCAAACTTACCGGCCTCTCCTTTCCGCACCGACAGCTGGAAAGGCATAACTGAATAA